The Candidatus Dormiibacterota bacterium genome includes the window GTCGCACTCGATCACTTCCCAGTTGAACGCGCGGTATTTATCGCCGAGCGGCTCGAGCGGCATGATATCTTCGGTGCTGCCGTCGATTTGGATGAAGTTGCGATCGATGATGCAGGTGAGGTTGTCGAGATGAAATTTTCCGGCCGTCATCATCGCTTCCCAATGCAGGCCGCACTGATGTTCGGCATCCGAGGTTACCACGTAGACGCGCCAATCTTTTTTATCGAGCTTCGCTCCAAGCGCCATGCCGACGCCTTGCGCCAGCCCTTCGCCGAGCGGGCCCGACGTCGTTTCGAGCGCCGGAAGTTTCACGCGCTCGGGGTGCCCTTGCAAGCGCGAACCGAACTTGCGCAGCGTGAGCAACTCTTCCACCGGAAAGTAGCCGAAGTGCGCCATCGCGGAGTACCGGACCGGAGCGATGTGGCCGCACGAGAGCAGCAGGCGGTCGCGATCCGGCCACTCGG containing:
- a CDS encoding transketolase, which produces MQSLTPKRLTELQVKANDVRQGIIEALAAAGSGHSAGSLDMADVFTALYGHIMRHDPKKPEWPDRDRLLLSCGHIAPVRYSAMAHFGYFPVEELLTLRKFGSRLQGHPERVKLPALETTSGPLGEGLAQGVGMALGAKLDKKDWRVYVVTSDAEHQCGLHWEAMMTAGKFHLDNLTCIIDRNFIQIDGSTEDIMPLEPLGDKYRAFNWEVIECDGNDIASIVEAAKKAAATVGKPQVIVANTVPGKGVSYMEGDYTWHGKPPNKQQADEALNELQAARERILANA